The following coding sequences are from one Ornithodoros turicata isolate Travis chromosome 1, ASM3712646v1, whole genome shotgun sequence window:
- the LOC135377072 gene encoding beta-1,4-galactosyltransferase galt-1-like, with the protein MFCFARRAHVAFFAAAIIYGLAYLPATDVFPPKTKKSNYLELMLQPLKSISVIPFAHIHRVDTDWTAVTPWAYVYSAYIDDRLGEQGVLLRIVGALNASFPDAYDFQCIVRKTAYTASVEVILENHNQSFSAVFFVCKLGKSKYKRFRKITFIVRKSREPVKEVSLRIANSPVDSPSKYEGQIIICVRPFFHGRPAITEFAQFLAYYTVHGIRHFAFYHESTVSPHVEQFMSRLPKKYRFTYLPWSLDVRDVVWHRGQLGFLQDCLYRHMRRFEYVAVVDLDEFLFPFPSESGEPVSLSEFANTLPRDKTCFLFRHVCLPPSGNPGKLYIFESTTREAGIWEPKARSKYLARPVGLVEGWVHECRRFVKLQWGEYVVENALLFHYRNFTISGNLTKDTRMMVWKKHVEESDVMEVYRRYNTSTF; encoded by the coding sequence ATGTTCTGCTTCGCCCGACGTGCACATGTCGCGTTCTTCGCTGCAGCCATCATTTACGGACTTGCGTATCTACCCGCTACGGATGTCTTTCCACCTAAGACAAAGAAGAGCAACTACCTCGAACTAATGCTACAACCGCTAAAGAGCATCAGTGTTATTCCTTTTGCACACATACACAGGGTAGACACCGACTGGACCGCTGTGACCCCTTGGGCTTACGTCTATTCAGCCTATATCGACGATCGACTCGGAGAGCAGGGCGTTCTCTTGCGAATCGTAGGGGCATTGAATGCAAGCTTTCCAGACGCTTACGATTTCCAGTGCATCGTTAGGAAAACGGCGTATACGGCTTCAGTCGAAGTGATCTTGGAAAACCACAACCAGTCTTTTAGTGCCGTGTTCTTCGTGTGCAAGCTCGGTAAATCGAAATATAAGCGCTTCCGAAAAATCACTTTTATTGTGCGCAAGTCGCGGGAACCAGTAAAGGAAGTGTCGCTGCGGATAGCAAACAGTCCAGTGGATAGTCCTTCCAAATACGAAGGACAAATCATCATTTGCGTCAGGCCGTTCTTCCACGGAAGACCCGCGATTACGGAATTCGCCCAGTTCCTCGCCTACTACACGGTCCACGGAATAAGGCACTTCGCGTTCTACCACGAGTCCACTGTATCGCCTCACGTGGAACAGTTCATGTCGCGTTTACCGAAGAAATATCGCTTCACCTACCTGCCCTGGTCGCTGGACGTCCGGGATGTAGTGTGGCACAGAGGACAGCTTGGATTCCTCCAGGATTGTCTGTACAGGCACATGAGGCGATTCGAATACGTCGCCGTAGTGGACCTCGACGAGTTCCTGTTCCCTTTTCCGTCGGAATCTGGTGAGCCAGTGTCCCTCTCAGAGTTCGCCAACACCTTGCCCCGCGACAAGACGTGTTTTCTTTTCCGACACGTCTGTTTGCCTCCGTCTGGCAACCCTGGAAAGCTGTATATTTTTGAGAGCACAACGAGAGAGGCCGGCATATGGGAACCGAAAGCACGTTCAAAGTATCTGGCCAGACCCGTAGGACTGGTAGAAGGATGGGTCCACGAGTGTAGACGATTCGTGAAGCTACAATGGGGCGAGTATGTTGTCGAGAATGCGCTCTTATTTCATTATCGAAACTTCACAATAAGCGGAAATCTAACGAAAGATACGCGCATGATGGTGTGGAAGAAACATGTGGAAGAGTCAGATGTTATGGAAGTGTACCGGCGGTACAATACGAGCACGTTTTAA